A DNA window from Agarivorans sp. TSD2052 contains the following coding sequences:
- the fur gene encoding ferric iron uptake transcriptional regulator, protein MSDNNQALKKAGLKVTLPRMKILELLQTPNNQHISAEDLYKLLIEQGEEIGLATVYRVLNQFDDAGIVTRHHFEGGKSVFELNSQHHHDHLVCLDCGKVIEFNDETIEQKQKDIAARNNIKLTNHSLYLYGTCVKEQCPNKED, encoded by the coding sequence ATGTCTGATAATAATCAAGCACTAAAGAAAGCGGGTTTGAAAGTAACCTTACCTAGAATGAAAATTCTAGAGCTACTACAGACCCCAAATAATCAACACATCAGTGCTGAAGATTTGTATAAGCTTCTCATAGAACAAGGTGAAGAAATTGGTTTAGCGACAGTCTATCGAGTTCTGAACCAATTTGACGATGCTGGCATTGTTACTCGACACCACTTTGAAGGTGGGAAGTCGGTATTTGAATTAAATAGTCAGCACCATCATGATCATTTGGTGTGTCTGGATTGCGGTAAGGTGATCGAATTTAATGATGAGACCATCGAGCAGAAACAAAAAGATATTGCTGCTCGAAACAACATAAAACTCACCAACCATAGCTTATACCTCTATGGCACCTGCGTTAAAGAACAGTGCCCTAACAAAGAAGATTAG
- a CDS encoding lytic transglycosylase domain-containing protein, whose amino-acid sequence MHKFILLVLLSIAGNSYADVWFYQDQHGVMHFAQEKKGAKWSLLMRTPKSLNEPKASKKSQRLPSDRPYHQMINDIAKRHKLDPALIHAVIATESNYKKNAVSKAGAMGLMQLMPATAERFSVSDPFIPEQNIEAGSRYLRWLLDEFESLQLALAAYNSGENTVKRYGFQIPPYPETQNYVIKVIERYKQNLSLIQ is encoded by the coding sequence TTGCATAAGTTTATATTGCTAGTTCTGTTAAGCATTGCAGGCAACAGTTACGCCGACGTATGGTTCTATCAGGATCAACACGGCGTAATGCATTTTGCTCAAGAAAAAAAAGGCGCTAAATGGAGCCTTTTGATGCGGACACCAAAATCTCTAAACGAACCTAAAGCGTCAAAAAAATCACAACGTTTGCCTAGCGACCGTCCCTACCACCAAATGATCAATGACATCGCTAAACGCCACAAGCTCGACCCCGCTCTTATCCATGCAGTTATTGCCACGGAATCAAACTATAAAAAAAATGCTGTATCCAAAGCTGGCGCTATGGGTTTAATGCAACTAATGCCAGCGACAGCAGAGCGCTTTTCTGTCAGCGACCCATTTATTCCTGAACAAAACATCGAAGCAGGAAGTCGCTATTTGAGATGGCTATTAGATGAATTTGAATCCTTACAGCTAGCCTTAGCGGCCTACAACTCTGGCGAAAATACCGTTAAGCGATACGGGTTTCAAATCCCCCCCTACCCCGAAACACAAAACTACGTGATTAAAGTCATCGAACGCTACAAGCAAAACTTGTCACTTATCCAGTAA
- the fldA gene encoding flavodoxin FldA: protein MASVGIFFGSDTGNTEAVAQMIQKELGKKLVEVKDIAKSSKEDIDEFSLILLGIPTWYYGEAQCDWDDFFPDLEQIDFSEKLVAIFGCGDQEDYAEYFLDAMGTINDIVVNKGATVVGHWPIEGYDFEESKALADDAHFVGLGIDEDRQPELTQERVKDWCKQVYEEMCLAELAD, encoded by the coding sequence ATGGCGAGCGTAGGAATATTTTTTGGTAGCGATACTGGCAACACAGAAGCCGTAGCCCAAATGATCCAGAAAGAACTGGGAAAAAAACTGGTAGAAGTGAAAGATATTGCCAAGTCATCAAAAGAAGATATTGATGAATTTTCATTGATATTGTTGGGTATTCCTACTTGGTATTACGGTGAAGCTCAATGTGATTGGGACGACTTTTTCCCAGATCTTGAGCAAATCGATTTCTCAGAAAAATTGGTAGCCATCTTTGGCTGTGGCGATCAAGAAGATTACGCTGAATACTTCTTAGATGCGATGGGTACGATAAATGACATAGTCGTTAATAAAGGCGCGACAGTGGTCGGTCACTGGCCAATCGAAGGTTACGACTTCGAAGAGTCAAAGGCCTTAGCTGACGATGCGCACTTCGTTGGTCTAGGTATAGATGAAGACCGACAGCCAGAGTTAACCCAAGAGCGAGTAAAAGATTGGTGTAAGCAAGTTTATGAAGAAATGTGTTTAGCTGAACTGGCTGACTAA
- a CDS encoding alpha/beta fold hydrolase — translation MKQIDEMQTSQHISLGDRALNLHFKQHGNGYPVLLIHGLFGSLSNLGLLAKHLEQLGYRVISIDALNHGLSPRSNSMSYRTQAAAVKAVCEELAIDQCAVVGHSMGGKIAMALAQQYPGLISTLVVADIAPVSYQHNHTAVFSGLMSFQPSTISSRLEADKCLAKHIVEPGVRQFLLKSLTKVDGQWRWLFDVEKLYACYSSIIDWSAGESFSKPCLFIKGELSDYIVADYQTQVAQQFPNASLKVIAGTGHWLHAEKPALFNRLTEQFLAAHI, via the coding sequence GTGAAACAGATTGATGAAATGCAAACTAGCCAACACATTTCACTCGGAGACCGAGCATTGAATCTGCATTTCAAACAACATGGTAACGGTTACCCTGTTTTGTTAATTCACGGCCTTTTCGGCAGCTTATCCAATTTAGGCCTGCTGGCTAAACATTTAGAACAACTTGGCTATCGGGTCATTAGTATAGATGCGTTAAATCATGGCCTATCCCCCCGCTCTAACTCTATGTCTTACCGAACGCAGGCCGCCGCCGTCAAAGCCGTATGTGAAGAATTAGCTATAGATCAATGCGCCGTGGTCGGTCACTCTATGGGGGGGAAAATTGCCATGGCTTTAGCCCAGCAATACCCCGGTTTAATCAGCACCTTAGTGGTGGCAGACATAGCACCAGTCAGTTACCAGCACAACCATACAGCCGTGTTCTCGGGGTTGATGAGCTTTCAGCCGAGCACTATTAGCAGTCGGCTTGAAGCGGACAAATGTTTGGCAAAACACATTGTAGAACCCGGCGTTCGCCAATTTTTATTAAAGTCGTTAACTAAAGTCGACGGGCAATGGCGCTGGCTTTTTGACGTAGAAAAACTTTACGCCTGTTATTCAAGTATCATTGACTGGTCTGCAGGAGAGTCTTTTAGCAAGCCTTGTTTGTTCATAAAAGGTGAACTGTCAGATTATATTGTGGCAGATTACCAAACCCAAGTTGCCCAGCAATTTCCGAATGCCAGCTTAAAAGTCATCGCTGGCACAGGACATTGGCTACATGCTGAAAAACCGGCACTTTTCAATCGTTTGACTGAGCAGTTTTTAGCCGCCCATATTTAA
- a CDS encoding DUF2788 domain-containing protein, with translation MFAKHIDLIESLALNIGFVVLFFFIGMAIQDVLKKGNVPAFGRAIVWLVLFLGCAGFIAKGLIQLSWEGNGLG, from the coding sequence ATGTTCGCTAAGCATATTGATTTAATAGAAAGCCTTGCCCTTAATATCGGCTTTGTGGTTCTGTTTTTCTTTATCGGCATGGCTATTCAAGACGTACTAAAAAAAGGCAATGTCCCCGCTTTTGGCCGAGCTATCGTTTGGCTAGTACTATTTTTGGGATGTGCAGGCTTTATTGCAAAAGGTCTAATTCAATTGTCTTGGGAAGGCAATGGTTTAGGCTAA
- a CDS encoding flavin prenyltransferase UbiX, with protein sequence MKNREITLAITGASGAPYAVCLLEQLVKANYKIHLLISSAAKVVIATELGEQWPGGSQAEPFLKERFNAQAGQILVPGKNDWFSPVASGSAAPKFMVICPCSMGTLASIAMGLSDNLIERAADVVIKEKGHLVLVPREMPFSAIHLENMLKLAKLGVDILPACPGFYHKPTTIDELVSHVTSRILDHIGVENDLVNRWGYAAN encoded by the coding sequence ATGAAAAATAGAGAGATTACTTTAGCAATAACAGGAGCTTCAGGTGCGCCTTACGCGGTGTGTTTATTGGAGCAATTAGTTAAAGCCAATTATAAAATACATTTATTAATTTCTAGCGCGGCAAAAGTTGTCATTGCCACGGAGTTAGGAGAGCAGTGGCCAGGGGGGAGTCAGGCTGAACCATTTCTGAAGGAGCGTTTTAATGCTCAAGCTGGACAAATCTTGGTGCCAGGAAAGAACGATTGGTTTTCTCCGGTTGCTTCTGGCTCAGCGGCTCCCAAATTTATGGTGATATGCCCATGTAGCATGGGAACTCTGGCATCTATAGCCATGGGCTTGTCTGATAATTTAATTGAACGGGCTGCAGATGTGGTTATAAAAGAGAAAGGGCACTTAGTGCTCGTTCCTCGAGAAATGCCATTTTCAGCGATTCATTTAGAAAACATGTTGAAATTAGCCAAGCTAGGGGTAGATATTCTCCCTGCGTGCCCTGGCTTTTACCACAAGCCTACGACTATAGATGAATTGGTCTCGCATGTGACCTCGAGGATTCTAGATCATATCGGAGTCGAAAATGATTTGGTCAATCGGTGGGGCTACGCGGCAAACTAA
- the astE gene encoding succinylglutamate desuccinylase → MSQATLIQQGLLQFTLNAPEHAKPFSFSLGTDIQVSLLATGVMLFEPLKEASRAVVLSAGIHGNETGPIELLDQWVTKILKQQVRLCQPLLIILGNPPAMIKGSRELRLNLNRLFIGQHKKYAACYEVARAQELEQILLLFYQRYLGLPAFHLDLHTAIRASQHEKFAIYPFTHGQPWKRTSLALLQACGVDCVLFSNEPAPTFSYHSSFNHNAVAFTVELGKVQPFGENNLAKFSELNRVFDTLLAEKDLHEFAFKAEQAKLYQVSDVINKTDPDFSFSFSQQQANFSEYPSNYRLAQDGCNEIYVKDGPKAIVFPNEKVALGQRAVLLVKKMTAKEIELAVSSQQLV, encoded by the coding sequence GTGTCACAAGCAACGCTAATCCAACAGGGTCTTCTGCAATTCACCCTAAATGCACCCGAACACGCTAAGCCATTTAGTTTTAGCCTTGGCACGGATATTCAGGTCAGTTTATTGGCGACAGGGGTGATGTTATTCGAACCCTTAAAGGAAGCGAGCAGGGCGGTTGTGCTTTCAGCGGGTATTCATGGCAATGAAACGGGTCCGATAGAATTACTCGATCAATGGGTTACAAAAATACTTAAGCAACAAGTAAGATTGTGTCAGCCATTACTCATTATTCTTGGCAACCCTCCAGCCATGATAAAAGGAAGCCGAGAGCTAAGGCTAAACCTCAATCGTTTGTTTATCGGCCAGCATAAAAAATATGCAGCTTGTTACGAAGTGGCAAGAGCCCAAGAGCTAGAACAGATACTGCTGTTGTTTTATCAGCGTTATCTTGGCCTACCAGCCTTCCATCTTGATTTACATACTGCTATTCGTGCTTCTCAACATGAAAAGTTTGCTATTTATCCGTTTACGCACGGCCAACCTTGGAAACGTACGAGTTTAGCTTTGTTACAAGCTTGTGGCGTTGACTGTGTGTTATTTTCAAACGAACCCGCTCCCACCTTTAGTTACCATTCTAGCTTTAATCATAATGCAGTGGCATTTACAGTTGAATTGGGCAAAGTACAGCCATTTGGTGAAAATAATCTGGCAAAATTTAGTGAGCTAAACAGGGTTTTCGACACCTTGCTGGCGGAAAAGGATTTACATGAGTTTGCCTTTAAGGCCGAACAGGCCAAGTTGTATCAAGTCAGCGATGTTATTAACAAAACAGATCCCGACTTTTCATTTAGTTTTAGCCAGCAACAGGCCAACTTTAGCGAATACCCCAGTAATTATCGATTAGCGCAAGATGGCTGTAACGAGATTTACGTTAAAGATGGGCCTAAAGCAATTGTTTTCCCAAATGAAAAGGTAGCCTTGGGGCAACGTGCGGTGCTATTAGTGAAAAAAATGACGGCTAAGGAAATTGAACTCGCAGTAAGCAGTCAACAACTCGTTTAA
- the pgm gene encoding phosphoglucomutase (alpha-D-glucose-1,6-bisphosphate-dependent) — MAIHPLAGKPAQAEQLANIPRLVADYYLLSPDVSIREQQVAFGTSGHRGSSSQRAFNENHILAVSQAIAEYRLAQGTTGPLYIGKDTHALSEPAFCSAIEVFAANGVEVRYQEGLGYTPTPVISHAILAYNRLGKEQADGVVITPSHNPPEDGGFKYNPPNGGPADSDVTKVVQDRANEILANGLKEVKRLSYDQAIKLPSIVAIDYIKPYVDDLANVLDMDAIAKAKVKIGVDPLGGSGIAYWPVIAETYGLDIEVVNDRVDPTFSFMTLDKDGKIRMDCSSPYAMASLIALKDKFDVAVANDPDYDRHGIVTRSSGLLNPNHYLAVAINYLYSHRKGWPAEAAIGKTLVSSSMIDRVAGSLGRELKEVPVGFKWFVDGLFDGSIAFGGEESAGASFLRKDGGVWSTDKDGIILALLAAEIIAVTGKDPGQHYQGFVSQFGEPCYKRIDAPATIEQKAVLSALDPAMVEAESLAGEKIIAKLTSAPGNGAAIGGLKVVTENGWFAARPSGTEAIYKIYMESFKGEEHLVQIEQEAQTIVSAALAKAGL, encoded by the coding sequence ATGGCTATTCATCCCCTAGCAGGAAAGCCAGCTCAGGCTGAGCAACTTGCCAATATTCCTCGTTTAGTCGCGGACTATTATTTATTAAGCCCTGACGTAAGCATACGTGAGCAACAGGTAGCATTTGGTACTTCAGGCCACCGCGGCAGTTCAAGCCAACGTGCATTCAACGAAAACCATATTTTGGCAGTGAGTCAGGCAATTGCAGAGTATCGTTTAGCACAAGGTACCACTGGTCCTCTTTATATTGGTAAAGATACTCACGCCTTATCAGAACCTGCTTTTTGTTCTGCGATAGAAGTATTTGCAGCAAATGGCGTTGAAGTTCGCTATCAAGAAGGTTTGGGATATACCCCTACACCGGTTATTTCCCATGCTATTTTGGCTTACAACCGCTTAGGTAAAGAACAAGCCGATGGTGTAGTGATTACTCCTTCTCATAATCCACCTGAAGATGGTGGCTTTAAATACAACCCGCCAAACGGTGGTCCAGCTGACAGTGATGTCACCAAAGTTGTACAAGACCGTGCCAACGAAATTCTTGCTAATGGGTTAAAAGAGGTTAAACGTTTAAGTTACGACCAAGCGATTAAACTGCCTTCTATTGTAGCTATTGATTACATTAAACCTTACGTAGATGATTTAGCTAACGTATTGGATATGGACGCGATCGCTAAAGCTAAAGTCAAAATTGGCGTTGACCCACTAGGCGGAAGCGGTATTGCATACTGGCCAGTGATTGCTGAAACCTATGGCTTAGACATTGAAGTTGTCAACGATCGTGTTGACCCGACTTTTTCATTCATGACGCTAGATAAAGATGGCAAGATCCGCATGGATTGTTCATCACCTTATGCCATGGCGAGTTTGATTGCGTTGAAAGACAAGTTCGATGTCGCTGTCGCTAATGACCCCGATTATGATCGTCATGGTATCGTGACTCGCAGTAGTGGATTACTCAATCCAAACCACTACTTAGCGGTTGCTATTAACTATTTGTATTCTCACCGTAAGGGCTGGCCAGCAGAGGCCGCAATTGGCAAAACCTTAGTATCTAGCTCAATGATCGACAGAGTAGCGGGTAGCTTAGGCCGTGAACTTAAAGAAGTTCCAGTTGGCTTCAAGTGGTTTGTCGATGGTCTGTTTGACGGTAGCATCGCCTTTGGTGGTGAAGAAAGTGCCGGAGCCTCTTTTTTACGAAAAGATGGTGGTGTTTGGAGTACCGATAAAGATGGGATCATTTTGGCGCTATTAGCCGCTGAGATTATTGCCGTAACCGGAAAAGATCCAGGCCAACATTATCAAGGTTTTGTTAGTCAATTTGGAGAGCCTTGCTATAAACGTATCGATGCTCCGGCAACGATTGAACAAAAAGCGGTATTAAGCGCCTTAGATCCTGCGATGGTTGAAGCTGAAAGCTTAGCGGGTGAAAAGATCATCGCTAAACTCACTTCTGCGCCAGGCAATGGCGCTGCAATTGGTGGCTTAAAAGTGGTGACTGAAAACGGCTGGTTTGCCGCTAGGCCTTCAGGTACTGAAGCGATTTATAAAATTTATATGGAAAGCTTTAAGGGTGAAGAGCATTTAGTTCAGATAGAACAAGAAGCGCAAACAATTGTTTCTGCAGCTTTAGCAAAAGCTGGACTATAA
- a CDS encoding glycogen/starch/alpha-glucan phosphorylase, whose amino-acid sequence MAAKKAKAKNALALSKVEFKDSIIKHLRSTHGTDEGRANNQAWWKATCSAVNELVFDRLTETSKANAENDSRAVHYFSLEFLMGRLTINNLHNVGVFDAARDALTDLGKDINDICDEEPDMALGNGGLGRLAACFIDSLATLNYPAVGYGIHYEHGLFRQEIQGGRQIERPDSWREYGNPWEICRPESIQEVPLYGYVETVFGEDGKMRKVWHAGRQIKGVPWDIPVVGYEAKTVNVLRLWESKAADFFDWDVFNAGGYVDSQAEKSQAEAVSKVLYPNDESEQGKELRLIQQYFFCACSLKDIIRRYKRNHSDFSQFSKQAVIQLNDTHPTVAIPELMRILIDEEGLVWDDAWKICTETFAYTNHTLLPEALEKWAVYLFEKVLPRHLEIIYEINRRFLEDQVEAKWPGNDKMKRHLSIIEEGETRMVRMAYLCVVTCFKTNGVAAMHSELVKEDLFPEFYELWPERFVNVTNGVTPRRWLLACNEQLAKMYDNTVGTDWPRKLDELKGAAKFADDAEFQKNFMAIKREKKVELADKIEELCGIKVSPDAMFNVLIKRLHEYKRQHLALLHILALYRRLLENPDYDMGPQVFIFGSKAAPGYKLAKDIIYAINKVADKVNNDPRIKDKLKVVFMPNYRVTLAEKLFPAGDVSLQISTAGYEASGTGNMKFALNGALTLGTLDGANVEIAEEVGDDNIFIFGLNCDEVKALKAAGYNPWDYYYGNPELKAVLDWLETDFFTPGAPGELASIKHSLLEGGDPYLVLADFESFTTEYAAVDATYRDQKKWAKMAIINSASVGKFNSDRSIEDYVERIWHLEKVVPN is encoded by the coding sequence ATGGCCGCTAAAAAGGCAAAAGCAAAAAACGCACTAGCGTTATCGAAAGTTGAGTTTAAAGATTCAATTATTAAACACTTGCGCAGTACTCACGGTACTGATGAAGGACGTGCTAACAACCAAGCTTGGTGGAAAGCAACGTGTTCTGCAGTAAACGAATTAGTGTTTGATCGTTTAACTGAAACCTCTAAAGCAAATGCAGAAAACGATTCTCGTGCTGTACATTACTTTTCTTTAGAGTTCTTGATGGGTCGTTTAACTATAAACAACCTTCACAACGTTGGTGTTTTTGATGCCGCTCGTGATGCACTTACCGATTTAGGTAAAGACATTAACGACATCTGTGACGAAGAACCAGATATGGCTCTTGGTAACGGTGGTCTAGGTCGTCTAGCTGCTTGTTTCATCGATTCTTTAGCCACTCTTAACTACCCTGCGGTAGGTTACGGTATCCACTACGAGCACGGTTTATTCCGTCAAGAAATTCAAGGCGGCCGTCAAATCGAACGCCCTGATAGCTGGCGCGAATACGGCAACCCTTGGGAAATTTGCCGTCCAGAATCAATTCAAGAAGTACCACTTTACGGTTATGTAGAAACTGTATTTGGTGAAGATGGCAAAATGCGTAAAGTTTGGCACGCGGGTCGCCAAATTAAAGGTGTGCCATGGGATATCCCAGTAGTAGGCTACGAAGCCAAAACGGTAAACGTATTACGTTTGTGGGAATCTAAAGCGGCTGACTTCTTTGACTGGGACGTATTTAACGCCGGTGGTTATGTTGATTCTCAAGCTGAGAAATCACAAGCTGAAGCAGTATCTAAAGTACTTTACCCGAACGACGAAAGCGAACAGGGTAAAGAACTTCGCCTTATCCAACAGTACTTCTTCTGTGCTTGTTCACTAAAAGACATCATTCGTCGTTACAAACGTAACCACAGCGATTTCTCTCAGTTCTCTAAGCAAGCTGTAATCCAGTTGAACGATACTCACCCAACTGTCGCTATTCCTGAGTTGATGCGTATTCTTATCGACGAAGAAGGTCTAGTTTGGGACGACGCTTGGAAAATCTGTACAGAAACTTTCGCCTACACTAACCACACTCTATTGCCAGAAGCATTAGAGAAATGGGCTGTGTACTTGTTCGAAAAAGTACTTCCTCGTCACCTAGAAATCATTTACGAAATCAACCGTCGCTTCTTAGAAGACCAAGTTGAAGCTAAATGGCCTGGCAACGATAAAATGAAACGTCACCTTTCTATCATTGAAGAAGGTGAAACTCGCATGGTTCGCATGGCGTACCTATGTGTTGTGACTTGTTTCAAAACTAACGGTGTTGCAGCAATGCACTCAGAGTTGGTTAAAGAAGATCTTTTCCCAGAGTTTTACGAACTATGGCCTGAGCGCTTCGTAAATGTAACAAACGGTGTAACTCCTCGCCGTTGGTTGCTTGCATGTAACGAACAGCTAGCTAAGATGTACGACAATACTGTTGGTACTGACTGGCCGCGTAAATTAGACGAGCTAAAAGGCGCTGCTAAGTTTGCAGATGACGCTGAGTTCCAGAAAAACTTCATGGCGATTAAACGCGAGAAGAAAGTAGAACTAGCTGACAAAATTGAAGAGCTATGTGGCATCAAAGTAAGCCCTGATGCAATGTTCAATGTTCTTATTAAGCGTCTACACGAGTACAAGCGTCAGCACCTTGCATTGCTACATATCCTTGCACTTTACCGTCGTCTACTAGAAAACCCAGATTATGATATGGGCCCACAAGTATTTATCTTCGGTTCTAAAGCTGCGCCTGGTTACAAGCTAGCTAAAGACATTATCTACGCGATCAACAAGGTTGCAGATAAAGTTAACAACGATCCACGCATTAAAGACAAGCTAAAAGTTGTTTTCATGCCTAACTACCGTGTAACGCTTGCTGAGAAACTATTCCCAGCAGGTGATGTATCTCTGCAAATTTCTACCGCAGGTTACGAAGCATCAGGTACTGGTAACATGAAGTTTGCCCTAAACGGTGCCCTAACTCTTGGTACTCTTGATGGTGCGAACGTTGAAATCGCAGAAGAAGTTGGCGACGACAACATCTTCATCTTCGGTCTAAACTGTGACGAAGTTAAAGCGCTTAAAGCTGCTGGTTACAACCCATGGGATTACTACTACGGTAACCCAGAGCTTAAAGCTGTTCTAGATTGGTTAGAAACAGACTTCTTCACGCCTGGTGCTCCTGGTGAGCTAGCTTCAATCAAGCACAGCTTGCTAGAAGGCGGTGACCCTTACCTAGTATTGGCGGACTTCGAATCTTTCACTACTGAGTACGCAGCAGTTGACGCGACTTACCGTGATCAGAAGAAGTGGGCTAAGATGGCTATCATCAACTCAGCATCAGTAGGTAAATTTAACTCTGACCGCTCAATTGAAGATTACGTAGAGCGCATCTGGCATCTTGAAAAAGTAGTGCCAAACTAA
- the ybfE gene encoding LexA regulated protein: MAKQNTDRTTIDLFASEKRVGRPRTNPLERKDQLKANKRNQLKRDRANGLKRIELKVEQQLFETLNQLATASGISRSELIEKMLHEQVTQFSTNQ, from the coding sequence ATGGCAAAACAAAATACAGATCGAACTACTATTGATCTATTCGCAAGTGAAAAAAGAGTTGGTAGACCTAGAACCAATCCTTTGGAGCGTAAAGATCAACTAAAAGCCAATAAACGAAATCAACTTAAACGAGATCGTGCGAATGGGCTTAAAAGAATCGAGTTAAAAGTTGAACAGCAGCTTTTCGAAACACTCAATCAGTTAGCAACAGCATCGGGCATCAGCCGAAGTGAGCTGATTGAAAAGATGTTACATGAACAAGTTACTCAATTTTCAACAAATCAATAG
- a CDS encoding DUF4442 domain-containing protein, with translation MDFYLKHARVTKTVLNLWPPFWGAGIKMTKLSPNFDYCEVRLAFRWWNKNANRSQFGGAIFSMTDPIYPLQLMAILGKQYHVWDSEAAIKFISPGRGKVYGRFTLSKQFVENVKAQTAQGSKYQPKVSVEVVDEHGKLIAVVERTLYIRLKRQYRPVLDNVA, from the coding sequence ATGGATTTCTATCTAAAGCACGCAAGAGTCACTAAAACGGTACTTAATCTCTGGCCTCCATTTTGGGGGGCGGGTATTAAGATGACCAAATTATCGCCTAACTTTGATTATTGTGAGGTAAGGCTGGCATTTAGATGGTGGAACAAAAACGCTAATCGCTCTCAATTTGGTGGGGCGATATTTTCGATGACCGATCCTATTTACCCGCTGCAACTAATGGCGATTTTAGGTAAGCAGTATCATGTATGGGATAGCGAAGCGGCTATTAAGTTTATTAGCCCCGGTAGGGGTAAGGTGTATGGCAGGTTTACCCTAAGCAAGCAGTTCGTAGAAAATGTTAAAGCTCAAACCGCCCAAGGAAGTAAATATCAACCAAAAGTATCGGTAGAAGTAGTTGATGAACATGGAAAACTGATCGCTGTCGTTGAGCGAACATTATATATTCGCCTAAAAAGGCAGTACCGACCCGTTTTAGACAATGTCGCTTAA
- the seqA gene encoding replication initiation negative regulator SeqA has translation MKTIEIEEDLYLYIAGQTKHIGENASDILRRLLNVDGIQTLDEPLVPPLIEQQEQEDETVKLESTMTSVPTDFANLLNKFDFDKIAVESSSTKRFLVILSQLYHVDSQRFIKACVIKGSKREYFSQSKEALLASGKTTKPQAIPETPFWVITNTNTARKRYILQHVASEMGLEQSHIDRLCEAV, from the coding sequence ATGAAAACGATAGAGATTGAAGAAGACTTGTATTTATACATTGCTGGACAAACTAAGCATATAGGTGAAAATGCATCGGACATTTTGCGCCGCTTGCTCAACGTTGATGGTATACAAACACTCGATGAGCCTTTAGTTCCTCCGCTTATAGAACAGCAAGAACAAGAAGACGAAACGGTTAAACTGGAGTCGACCATGACTTCAGTACCTACTGATTTTGCTAATTTATTGAATAAATTTGATTTTGATAAAATAGCGGTTGAATCAAGCTCGACCAAACGTTTTTTAGTTATCTTATCGCAACTTTATCATGTCGACAGTCAGCGGTTTATCAAAGCGTGTGTCATTAAAGGCAGCAAACGAGAGTATTTCTCTCAAAGCAAAGAGGCTTTACTTGCGTCCGGAAAAACAACTAAACCCCAGGCTATTCCAGAAACACCTTTCTGGGTTATCACTAATACTAATACCGCCCGTAAGCGCTACATTCTTCAACACGTAGCCAGTGAAATGGGTCTAGAACAGTCGCACATAGACCGTCTTTGTGAAGCAGTGTAA